From the Phoenix dactylifera cultivar Barhee BC4 chromosome 10, palm_55x_up_171113_PBpolish2nd_filt_p, whole genome shotgun sequence genome, one window contains:
- the LOC120112204 gene encoding zinc finger BED domain-containing protein RICESLEEPER 2-like → MRLVARDPNFDNAPTEEDWSQGIIICNFLKVFHLITEVFSQTKNPTANLYFYEIWRINMLLIEESRSSNAVVMMMALKMQEKFDKYWKECSHILAVGVVLDPRHKMNLIIYCFHTIHGNGDRASFEINKVREVLQTFYDNYAILYGTNVSLVQVDERVSTSQGGRDENRFMHGYKEFIHGVQVTQPSKSELETYLEEKVHPLEDQNFDILQYWKFNESKYPILSRMVRDILAIPVSTVASESAFSTAGRVLDDFRSSLSPNTVEVLICAQDWLRDSLPHLADIPPPHTKYKVEDYETVVDINTDD, encoded by the exons ATGCGACTTGTGGCCCGGGATCCTAATTTTGATAATGCGCCAACTGAGGAAGATTGGTCTCAAGGCATTATTATTTGTAACTTCTTAAAGGTTTTTCATCTTATAACTGAAGTTTTTTCACAAACAAAAAATCCAACTGCAAATTTGTATTTCTATGAAATTTGGAGAATCAATATGCTCTTGATTGAAGAATCTAGAAGTTCAAATGCAGTTGTGATGATGATGGCTTTaaagatgcaagaaaaattTGACAAGTATTGGAAGGAATGCTCTCACATTCTTGCTGTAGGGGTTGTTCTTGATCCAAGACATAAGATGAATCTTATTATTTATTGCTTTCACACAATCCATGGTAATGGTGATCGTGCTTCATTTGAGATCAACAAAGTGCGTGAAGTTCTTCAAACTTTTTATGATAATTATGCAATTTTATATGGCACAAATGTCTCTCTTGTTCAAGTGGATGAGAGGGTGTCTACATCCCAAGGTGGAAGAGATGAGAATCGTTTTATGCATGGCTATAAAGAATTCATCCACGGAGTACAAGTTACCCAACCATCGAAGTCAGAATTAGAGACCTATTTGGAAGAGAAG GTTCATCCattagaagatcaaaattttgacATTCTACAGTATTGGAAATTCAATGAATCAAAATATCCAATATTGTCTAGGATGGTACGTGATATCTTGGCAATTCCCGTTTCTACCGTTGCATCTGAGTCTGCCTTCAGCACTGCTGGCAGGGTTTTGGATGATTTTCGTAGCAGTCTATCTCCGAATACGGTTGAGGTATTGATATGCGCACAAGATTGGCTTCGAGATAGCTTGCCTCATCTTGCAG ATATTCCACCTCCTCATACAAAATACAAGGTTGAAGATTACGAAACTGTTGTTGATATTAATACcgatgattag
- the LOC120112263 gene encoding thioredoxin domain-containing protein PLP3A-like, which produces MQNAPFFVTKLAVKTLPCIILFKNGVAFDRLIGFQDLGSKDDFTMSALENLLKRKGIIDERKGGDNDEDADDDTDSYKHRNIRSSTIQDSDSD; this is translated from the exons ATGCAGAATGCGCCCTTCTTTGTGACAAAATTAGCAGTCAAAACTCTGCCTTGCATCATATTGTTCAA AAATGGTGTTGCCTTCGACAGGCTGATTGGGTTTCAAGATCTTGGCAGCAAAGATGATTTTACCATGAGTGCCTTGGAGAATCTTCTGAAAAGAAAAG GCATCATAGATGAAAGGAAAGGAGGTGACAATGATGAAGATGCAGACGATGATACTGACAGTTACAAACACAGGAACATCAGGTCTTCTACAATTCAGGATTCTGATTCAGACTGA